CGAGGGCTCGCGCGTCCTCGACAGGCGCGAGCAGGCCGGTCTCGCCGTCGGCGACGATGTCCTCCGCTCCGGCGGTCCTCGTCGCCACGACCGGGAGGCCGGCCGCGCCCGCCTCGACCAGGACCCGGCCGAAGCCCTCGTAGATCGACGGATAGAGGAACACGTCGGCCGCACCGTACATTCCCGCCAAGTCCTGCAAGGCGAGTGCGCCGGTCCACACCAGCGATCCGCCAAGTCCCGCCCGCTTCGCCGCGCGGTCCAGATCCTCCTGCGCCAATTCCTTCCGCCCGGCGACGACCAGGCGCGCTCCGGGAAAACGGACGCGGATTTCCGCAAATGCGGAGAACAACAACGGCAAGCGCTTGAAGCGGACCGGCCGGCCCGCCCACAGGATCATCCGCGCATCAGCCGCGAAGCCCAACCGCTCCCGGGCCCTGGCCGTCGAATCCGCCAAGCGGCTTCCGGAGAACAGCGCGATGTCGCAGGGGACGGGCAGGACGCGGACCTTCCCGGCGGGCAGGCCGAGTCTGCGGACGTAGAGTTCGCGTTCGCGGGTGTTGACCACCCGCCAGGCGTCCGCGCGCGGAAGCAGGAAGCGCGCGAGGAGGTGCAGCCCGCGAAAGGTCACCGGCCGCTCCGCGATCCAATGCCGGTTGAACAGAAAGCAGGAGTGGTTTTGAATGAGCAACGGCCGGCCCAGGGAACGGCGCAGAAAATGTCCGACCAGCGCCGTGGCGAACGGGTCCTGGGAGGCGATCAGGTCCGGCGGATGAACGCGCGCCGCCTCGCGGGCCAGCGTGTACGCCGCCGGCGCATAGCCGATGCGCTTTACGCCGGTCCGCCGGACGGTCAACGGGCCGAATTCGTCCGCCCCCGGCTTCAGCGCGTCCACGATGAGATCAATCCGGCCGCCGGCCCGGCGCGCATACTCCGATAGCCGCCGCACGGGTTCGCTTGTCCGGTCGTTCAATCCGTCGTCGCCGACGCCCAGCATCAGCACGTTCATCGCGCCGCGGCGCTCCTTCCCGCCGCCCGCATCAGCACATCCTCGGTCCGCTTCACCAGCGTCTCCCATTGGTAGCGATCCAGGAACGCCTTCCGTCCGCCCTCGATCAGCGCAGCGCGCAGATCCGGATTCGAGAACAGCCGCGTCAGCGCTTCCGAAAGCGCCGGCAGATCGTCCGGCGGATAGAGCAATCCGTTTTCCCCATCAGCGATCAACTCCGGGACGGCCCCGCCGTTGCAGGCA
This is a stretch of genomic DNA from Anaerolineales bacterium. It encodes these proteins:
- a CDS encoding glycosyltransferase family 4 protein, giving the protein MNVLMLGVGDDGLNDRTSEPVRRLSEYARRAGGRIDLIVDALKPGADEFGPLTVRRTGVKRIGYAPAAYTLAREAARVHPPDLIASQDPFATALVGHFLRRSLGRPLLIQNHSCFLFNRHWIAERPVTFRGLHLLARFLLPRADAWRVVNTRERELYVRRLGLPAGKVRVLPVPCDIALFSGSRLADSTARARERLGFAADARMILWAGRPVRFKRLPLLFSAFAEIRVRFPGARLVVAGRKELAQEDLDRAAKRAGLGGSLVWTGALALQDLAGMYGAADVFLYPSIYEGFGRVLVEAGAAGLPVVATRTAGAEDIVADGETGLLAPVEDARALAQNACGLLADVEKHSRMGSAARTRILSRFDPDRLFDGIVAQWRDVAAAGVSR